Proteins from a genomic interval of Pectinophora gossypiella chromosome 4, ilPecGoss1.1, whole genome shotgun sequence:
- the LOC126366119 gene encoding uncharacterized oxidoreductase YrbE-like: MATKKFAGPSPYHLKPSYPEQDYHYTEYINNVTTNHKTKTHHKPVVGAMFGLGRAGSIHLASIINNPRIMLKYIIDDQTSKFTDLKKYWNLSDDVIFLTSKEADKVYKDKMVNVIFIGSPTHTHHDIVVKSIAANKDVFCEKPIAENMEDTKKCYEAAKTKGRALFAAFNRRFDPAYRSLKDRVRKGEVGHIQILKVTSRDSPLPSIEYLKASGGIFHDCLVHDFDMSCWVLGELPTRVQASASALIPEIKAIDDFDTVAFLLTFPSGAIVLGDNSRYSAYGYDQRLEVFGNKGMLKVENEKPRPSLESYIGHEGINTAPIYYSFPSRFKTAYRAELEHFLDVVQEGVPMEVGSWQCLAVSKIATAVEESVRTRKAVDIDWSKDDIPNTYS, encoded by the exons gtatataaataaTGTAACAACTAACCATAAAACGAAGACTCATCACAAACCGGTGGTGGGCGCCATGTTCGGTCTAGGCCGCGCCGGCTCCATCCACCTGGCCTCCATCATCAACAACCCTCGCATAATGCTGAAGTATATCATCGACGATCAAACGTCCAAGTTCACAGACTTGAAGAAGTACTGGAATTTATCCGATGACGTCATCTTCCTCACTTCCAAGGAAGCCGACAAAGTATACAAAGATAAAAT GgttaatgtaatatttattggATCTCCTACCCACACACACCACGACATCGTAGTGAAGTCTATCGCTGCAAACAAGGACGTCTTTTGTGAGAAACCGATTGCTGAGAATATGGAAGACACAAAGAAATGTTATGAAGCTGCCAAGACCAAAGGCCGAGCGTTGTTTGCCGCGTTCAACCGGCGCTTCGATCCCGCGTACAGGAGCCTGAAGGACCGCGTGAGGAAGGGCGAAGTCGGACACATCCAGATCTTGAAGGTTACTTCCAGAGACTCACCGTTACCCTCTATTGAATACTTAAAGGCGTCGG GCGGAATCTTCCACGATTGTTTAGTGCACGATTTCGATATGTCGTGTTGGGTGCTGGGCGAGTTGCCAACGCGCGTGCAGGCGTCGGCGTCTGCGCTTATCCCCGAGATCAAAGCCATCGACGACTTCGACACCGTCGCCTTCCTACTCACCTTTCCCTCCGGTGCCATCGTCCTCGGAGACAATAGCCGCTACTCCGCCTATGGTTACGATCAGAGACTCGAAGTTTTTGGCAATAAAG GAATGCTCAAAGTAGAAAACGAGAAGCCGCGTCCTTCCCTGGAGAGCTACATCGGGCACGAGGGGATCAACACTGCGCCCATCTACTACTCCTTCCCGTCACGTTTTAAAACGGCATACAGAGCGGAGCTGGAGCATTTCCTGGACGTTGTGCAAG AGGGTGTTCCGATGGAGGTGGGCAGCTGGCAGTGCCTGGCTGTGAGCAAGATAGCGACCGCGGTGGAAGAGAGTGTGCGCACAAGAAAGGCCGTAGACATCGACTGGAGCAAAGATGACATCCCCAATACATactcctaa
- the LOC126366120 gene encoding uncharacterized oxidoreductase YrbE-like, which produces MATKKFAGPSPFSVQHSYPEQDYRHTEYLNNVSTNHKVKSQAKPAVGAMFGLGRAGSIHLASIINNPRIVLKYVVDDQTSKFADLKKYWNLSDDVVFLTSKEADKVYNDKTVNVIFVGSPTHTHHDIVVKSIAANKDVFCEKPIAENIEDTKKCYEAAKAKGRALFAAFNRRFDPAYRSLKDRVRKGEVGHVQILKVTARDSPLPSIEYLKTSGGVFHDCLVHDIDMSCWVLGELPIRVQASASALIPEIKAIDDFDTIAFLLTFPSGAIVLGDNSRYSAYGYDQRLEVFGNKGMLKVENEKPTHSVESYIGHEGIKTAPIYYSFPSRFKEAYKYELEHFLDVVQKSVPMEVGSWQCLAVSKIATAAEQSARTGQAVDIDWSKDDIPAIYS; this is translated from the exons atGGCTACCAAGAAGTTTGCCGGTCCTTCCCCCTTCAGTGTGCAGCACTCCTATCCGGAGCAGGATTACCGTCATACTGA GTATTTGAACAATGTGTCAACTAATCACAAGGTGAAGAGTCAAGCCAAGCCGGCGGTGGGCGCCATGTTCGGTCTAGGTCGCGCTGGCTCCATCCACCTGGCCTCCATCATCAACAACCCTCGCATCGTGCTCAAGTACGTCGTGGACGACCAAACGTCTAAGTTTGCCGACCTGAAGAAGTACTGGAATTTGTCTGACGATGTAGTTTTCCTGACCTCTAAGGAAGCTGACAAAGTTTACAATGATAAAAC GGTCAATGTAATTTTCGTGGGATCTCCAACCCACACACACCACGACATCGTGGTGAAGTCAATCGCTGCTAACAAGGATGTCTTCTGCGAAAAGCCCATCGCTGAGAACATTGAGGATACCAAGAAGTGCTATGAAGCTGCTAAGGCCAAAGGTCGTGCCTTATTTGCCGCGTTCAACCGGCGCTTCGACCCCGCCTACAGGAGCCTGAAAGACCGCGTCAGGAAGGGCGAAGTTGGTCATGTTCAGATCCTTAAAGTGACCGCTAGAGACTCTCCACTGCCCAGCATAGAGTACTTGAAGACATCAG GCGGTGTTTTCCATGACTGTTTGGTACATGACATTGACATGTCGTGCTGGGTGCTGGGCGAGCTGCCGATTCGCGTGCAGGCGTCGGCGTCTGCGCTCATCCCCGAGATCAAAGCCATCGACGACTTCGACACCATCGCCTTCCTACTCACCTTCCCCTCCGGTGCCATCGTCCTCGGAGACAACAGCCGCTACTCCGCCTATGGTTACGATCAGAGACTCGAAGTTTTCGGAAACAAGG GAATGCTCAAGGTGGAAAATGAGAAGCCCACGCACTCTGTCGAGAGCTATATCGGGCACGAGGGTATCAAGACAGCTCCTATCTACTACTCGTTCCCATCACGTTTCAAGGAGGCCTACAAATATGAGCTCGAGCATTTCTTGGATGTCGTGCAGA AGAGTGTCCCGATGGAGGTGGGCAGCTGGCAGTGCCTGGCTGTGAGCAAGATTGCCACGGCTGCGGAGCAGAGCGCGCGCACTGGCCAGGCCGTCGACATCGACTGGAGCAAAGATGACATTCCCGCTATTTATTCTTAA